DNA from Quercus lobata isolate SW786 chromosome 1, ValleyOak3.0 Primary Assembly, whole genome shotgun sequence:
agcaaaaacattCTTGCTCTCATAAAACTGatataatttaaacaacaaatctaaaatcaaaacaacaacaacagcagatcaagaacagaaaaaaaaaaaaaaaaaatagaacaacaataaatgatcaagaaaaaaaaaaaaaaaaaaaaagccaatatGACCCCTGGTTGCATGCACTCCGCAGTGAGGAGGAGGAGCAGCGGTGGTAGTGTGGTGGAGCAAAGACGATTTCTCCTCTCTCCATGCGTGACTGTGTGTGTTTTAACTTTGAAGATAATGACACCAAAAGGCAAGCAAGATTATGGAATCAAGTATCACAAAGAGAGCTAGAGAATTTATGgaatcaagtagaaaaagaaaaaagaaaaaagagagaaaaaaatgagagagcCGGAGAGCTTCTGGAATCAAgtggaagtaaagaaaaagaaaaaggagaggatgtACTAATGGTATACGTGTGTGGTGGATGAAAtgcaagagaaaaagaaaaaagaaaaaggaaacgtATGGATGAGAGAAAGgcaaagaattagaaatcacaatttaaaaatactaccacaatattttcacaataaattttaagtaattagctaatattggtgagtaaaaatataatttcaatggtgggttcaaattagaactagcaacaactttccatataagattttgttatgattcttgtgaaagtattgcaaaaaatattgtggatgtaacactttttgttgaaaaatataattgttgagaatgaatagaaaaataaaaaataaatattaaaaaagaataaatttgattaaaaaaataaagattaaaaaagtggGTAGGTAAAAGATAAATGTCACTATTGATTAtctaaacaatacaaaaatttgtctaacttgctggagatgctcttatatatacattgtcttttttgataatttatctctcaaactgccacttttataagtgctagccaaacactcagttttttcaaaaaacactttttaatagtttttaccaaatactcagttttttgaaaatgcactttttcattatacactttttgaaaactccaattttacaaaaagctgaaccaaactcatccttatttttttaagaaataattacaatatgttgctaaaaattcatagttttaacTATTTCCTCTCTAATGAAGCTAAAAGTAATAGgtgacaaaattgaaatttttagacatatttgaaattttgtcgCTAGTTGTTATGCTATGGTATTTCtataaataaacttatatttaccaaaaaaacagaaaaaaggaaaaaaaagaaaagaaaaagtaatcaTTATAGTAGAGTGGTACGTACAATTTCGAGTTGGCCACAGCTGGGGACAACAACCTCTCATGCCCCCACACTGTTAAAATAGAAGCAAACGAAGGAAAGAACACAACAGTTTTCATGTGGTTTGGCCATGAAAGCCTACGTCCACGAAATCTGtcctatatatattttattttgcagTGCTTTCTTTTGTTACAGATATTCCTTTATATACATGAGTATTACAGACAGGATCCCTTAAGATTTGCAATTTCTGTATATGAATACAATTGTTGTTTTTCTTGCTTTCCTTGCGAATTTGATTATCTTTCTCCTAATTCTTTGCTGATGAAGTTGGTCACTTAATTGCCATAATATTGGTTTAGTCTCCCTCAACAATGGGGTTGGTGAGCTTATCATATTTTAATCTTCTTAATACTTCATCTCAGTGGATGTCCATAACAACCAACTTGCGAAGAAGGAATTCAGCTTATGATTGCCTGAGTGATTAGGTGAACAAATTAATTCACTGGTTGTTGATTTGTAGATACATATGCAGTCTGGATATATAGCATGTTTTGGAGTTTCTCTTGCATTATGTAGCAATCTATCTTGATATGTTTTGTGCGTTCATGTGATTTTGCAttagagagaagaaaattacaaaaactaagAATATTGAATTAGTGAACACATAGTTCAAAAAGTGCATTGTTGACGTTTTATTGATAAAACCTAAAATTCTTTAGACAACAATTTATTACTCATATCAAATAAGTATTTTATTTAGGAATTTGAcagcaatgaaattttttaagacaCATGCCTTAAATATAACCATATTAGGACTACTAAATAATTGTTGTGtattatttttcacaaaaataatgaatttgagtGAGGcttttaaaatttgtataatcTAGATCTATTTGTAATGCTATTGTTTTTTTATGAGATACtgtacttcaatttttttttttttaagtttgttaaagatttttatttagggggccaatttataatttttggagaCCAAACTCTTACTATAGATGAATGCTAAGTGCTAACAAATATCAACAAGGCCTACAATATTTGCAAAACCGTTCAAGcattatattataatatcaaATTGAATCGGTTTGGTGCTCATCCAAACTTAAGAGCAATCAACAATAACCTTATCCTTCTAAAAAAACAAGCAATATCCTTATTGAGTAATTAAGCATTTTTAAATggttatttatttcaaattccAAGGTAAAAACAATCCCAATGGATTACGGAAAACAGTAATGCATATATGGGTCCTCACCTCTCCGTAGCATTGCCCTTTTCCCATGACCCCCGTTTTGTAGACCTCATATGAGTGCGTTTTATTCCGTATAATCAAAATCACAAGCTTCAAACTAGCATTAACTTAAGCCTCCAATACAGTTCTTAAGCCTCCAATACagttcttttttaattatcattGTCCTATAGATCgggttttagacttttagtgtTGATTTTCATTGCCTCTAACAGTATAATCAGTATTGCATTGACTTGTCTGAAAGGTCCAAGACAAACAAAAAGCTGTCCCAGACCATGTCCACAAAGTACCATTGTTGCAATGTGGCAGCTTTAAGATGTACATGTGACAAAGCtgaaaatcaatagaaaaaaaCAACACCATTTTTAAACCCAATGCgcaggttttttaattttatcataaTACACACATGTGATGAAAACAGGTACGTTTGTAGTAGTAGCACTGTTGGACCGAAATCCATTACTCATTAGACAATTGAGATCTTTCCCACACTAGAGCGTAGAAACATAACAGAAACCAAGACAATAAATAAAGTCACAGAAAGATTTAAGAGTATCTATAGCACTACAGAGAGAtagaaagacaaagaaaaagagttgtGGAATGTTAGAAACTTAGAATTGCTTGGATGTGGTGCCCTCTTCTTTGAGATTAGTGGCTGTGATAGGGAAGAGTTCTAGAGTCTGGAGGGGTCTAGCGCAAGGTGGAGAACTTGGACCCGTTTCCATCATCATCCAATCATGGCCGTACATTTTCTCCATCTCCAACCTCTGTGGAATATCCTCCTTCCACGTGTAGTTCATCACTTGTGTAGATGCAACTCCACCTCCTCCCTATTCCAAAAAACATAATCAATAAAAGAATTCAATCACTTgtgtttattatttaaaaatctgaattttctttttatctctaaaaaCTTTAGAATGACCTTATGGCTATGttagttttataaaattgttttaggAAATAACTCATTTTTTGCCATATGCCTATGATGGGCTTTACGAAATTGTTTTGGAGATTTTATAATTCcgaaattcaattaatttttcactAATAGGACTAGTTATATAAACTCATATCAAGTTTGTTGAAGCTAAAGTATATTTTCAATTAGTGTgttttaatccaaaaatttcaTACACCCCTTTGAATAAatgttttcattatttttaaaatttctttatcCCTCTCTATCatgatttcttttcttgaaaatattatttaacatTATTGAAATTGCATGCACTCATGTTTAATATAAAAGCAGGACCATAGTGCTAAAAATTACTAAAGCTTTATATGATTTTTCCccaattttgttcttttttttttttggtttattagttAAATATTTCTGTAATAATTTGAGCTAAAGACTTTGATTTAAGCATAACCAATTTGTTGTATATCTcgatagtgttttttttttttttttttttttttgaaaatttaatcttaattattttttttgttaagactaccaatttttttttaagttgtttggtatctctatattttaatttaatataaatttaaccATTCTTTACACTTACCTATGATTAACTCGTTAAAACTAACACTCATATAGATTCATCATGTCATTGACATAAGACTGTGCTATCTTATAggttttttaaagtataaaaatattaatgatattCATGCAAATAATAGTTCTTGCCACATATGAAGGATTTCACCAATTTCCTATATATTGTGCgtacataatttattttaaccCAAATTTTGAAGAGATgtagattgaaatttttttggttatgataTTTATTTACTGTTATACTGTTTCCATGTCaaatagttatatataaaatttaaaaaaaaaaaaaaaaaaccttgtgaaatatttttagaagcTTATTCTAATAAATGTTGTCAATCACAAGTTTTTCAAGTGAAGGTATCTATAGATATAACTtatattaaccaaaataaataaaatcaaaataaacaaagaataaTTGGATAAGGCAGTGTGGATAAATTAAGAAACAATCACCAAGATACATGGGGCATCTAAACAAGTTTATCTTGTGCGAGTAGGGGTATTAGTCAATAAATTTAGAATTGATTGGAATGAGAAACTGAAAATAATTTGATTGATGATTATTCATTATGTTCATGTTCATGTTCTGATAACAAGAAGATGATACAAAGCTTCTTCATCACCAAGCCCCAAAACTTGGTAACTCGGTTGGTACTTATGCCCATACGTAATGAAGAGAGTGCAGGTTCGATACCTTGGATGTAGTccctctaaaattttaaaagtaataatataaaagaggaaaaaaacaaagccTTATTCAaccaaaagaatataaaattaaaaaaaaaaatagaatccCCATccacatacaaacacacacaaaaagaggAAGCCACATAAAGTCCATGCGAGAGACTGTTTTTGCATGTCTTTCCACATGAAGAGCATGCAAAAGGCTGTGCTTGCATGTCTAACCTAGCTAATCATTAGTTGGATGAAGTCAGGTAGACAAACCAAATCCATAGTcaatatttgaaagaaaagtttaCCTATTCACTGTTTTTACTTTTCATAGGTTATTTTTGTCTTGGAATTTACCGGCCTCAAAACAAGACAGACAAGATGTGTAGTTAATTTAGCAACTGAGAAAAGTTATAGATGCCCCAACAGTAAAGCAtcttatattataattataattaataggGAGAACAATAAACAAATAttgtataaatataatcaaGATTATTACCTGAGGAAGAAAGCTATTTGAAATGTCATAAGGAAATTGTGGAAGAGTAGAAGAACCAGTAGAGTAGTCGAGGTAGCCTTGAAATTGGTGGTTTTGCTGATTgagttgataataataaagttgctgttgttgttgttgctgctgctgctgtagCTGCAATTGCCTAGTGAGTTTCCTTCTGAGTTTCTGTCTGTCCCTTGCCTTGTGGTTCTGAAACCAGTAGAACACATTCTTGCCTTCAATCTTGCCATAGAAAGAGAGGTGGGTTGTGATCTTTTGTATCTGAGAAGCATTGGGAGTTCTAATCCCACTTCTGTACATCTCTTCCAAGATCATGAGTTGCTCTGGGGTTGGGCACCATCTTGAAGAGGCTGCTGGGGACAttgtttgctttctttctttctttctttctttgactttagctatgtgtgtgtatgtgtttttcttGGGAGGGTCAAGGGGGCTTAAAAGTGATGATAAGGTATAAATAGATGGAAAAAGAGAAACGTACAGTATAATAGTGAGTGAGAgacaaaaaggaagaagatcTATAGAGAAAGCagataaaaattaataagaggTTAAAAGGGTGAGAAAAAGCAGTAATGTTGATTGGTCATGCTGATGTTTCCCTGTGAGGGGCATTCAATATTGTAGGTGATCACCCATGCGCGCGGggacacacacatacacattcacactcagagagagagagagagagaatctgtgaatgagggaAAACTGAGTGAGGATGTAAAGGTCCTTGAATGATTATGTCATCATCACCTTATTATTTACTTTCTCAACAGAATGAATAAGACACAAAAGCTGTGAGACTGATTCAGACGAAAGTCTCTTCTTGTTACCATCGGGTACCACCAACAAGTTCAGCCAACTTGCTGTTGATGCGCGTGATCACCACGCTTCACACCCTTATCAATATCATGAGTCATGGTGCATGCTTTCATCATGCTAATGCCTAATGAAATGAaaccatatataatatatgttttcCCTTCCCTTATGCCTTTTTAGCTTCTTTAAACAATTTCCACCTCACAAtccaacctctctctctctctctctctctctctctctctctcacaaccAGCCAGAgacaacctctctctctctctctctctcccaatcTAACCAGTAATGACTCTATGGGGCTCACAGTGGCATCATTGTACTGGGTATGGTGGAGATCAGCATTGCTCCACTTGTACAACCCAGTCAAAGATTGGGTTTTGGGTAATTTGCTTCAGTTGGTGTTGGGTACTACGTATACGGTATAAGTGTTGGGTCATGGGTTTTTGATATGATTTGGAATATGATTTTGGTAATTTCCTTATGTATGATGAATTTGGGTTATGTTAGTGGTATTTTCAAGCTGtgttttaaaagtttttcactaccaaccaaacacataaaaatattttttaaatttgtgaataaacacagtaaaataaattgttttcactaaaacatttttaattgaaaatgttttacatcaaaacaaacGCAACCTTAAACACACAACTTTTGTTACAATTCTAAGGTTATTGATTCTgagtgataaaataaaaataataaattcatgtGAAAATGATTGTCAACCATTCATACATGATTGATCACTTCATCACATTATGACAAATTGTGGCAAATGTTGTGGTTGTTgaagaatttttgtttaatatttattcatcttcaaaacaaaatttgcttgACAATGAAGAACCACGCATGTGTGGAATCTACCATAACATAAGATGTGAATGTTAGgatcatattttctatatattggcttatctttttacaaaatatactttacttataatttggtagatctaagatgagtttaatgtatcaagaagTATGTTGCACAAACataacaagtggtatcattaAAGACATAACTATTGaatgaagaaacaaatgaagaaaatttgaaaCAGTGAATCTCGACACTATTCTTGACACAAGCTTAACACTAGCAGCTATCAAGACTTAATGAAGAATTCTCAACAcaagctcgatctatcgagatctATGATTTTAGAATTCTCAAATCTAAATTTCGGCCCATGATGACTTTGATTGCTAAGGTTTCGTTCACTAAACCTCTAGACcatataaaagttttattttaaagtcatcAAAGACACAGAGACTTAATTAAAGAACTCATACACTCTGTGAGAAGCTACTGCATTTTGTGCAccttaggattttgtaaccaagtgcttctagATCTTCAATTAATGTGCTTTgaaatgaagaactttgtaaccaacAACAATCAATTAGTTGTTGAGAGTTAATCACATACTGTGATTTGTGCAAAGGAAGAAGtctctacaagatcaagtccaaatGGGGATTAGAACAAaagttcaactgtaagttggtattttgggatagttTAGGGTaatggtaagattccttatacttataaccgcttgttctTAATTAGTGTATTTTTGGGAATGATGACCTGAAAAtgacccggtggggtttttgccttgcatGAGATTTTCTTCATtcgtcaacaaatcaccgtattaaCTTAATTTCCGTTGcacttagtttatttggtgatttgttgacacctccacgatttgcatgtaatttgacctaattaatcaattttggtaattaaattaattaaccgggaacaatttattttaacccaacaatgAACAATCTTCAAACTATGGAAATGGTTTGTTTAATTCAAGGAAGTTGAAGATTAAATTTTTGTGATAATAAGGTTGTCTTAATTGGTACCTAAAATTTCTAGATATGATAAAGACATACAAGGCAGCTCAATTACCATGTTAGTTGAAGAGAGCTCCTGtccttttttttgggctttatggagcctagttttgtttgatctgGTTCgacaacccaacccaacccgaataatattgcgtggtttttaatgggagatttattgagacttagtccatggagcggaggcttgggcCGAATTTTTCGGCCCGTTTTTATATAGAAACCgactttggtgattagggtttaattGTGAGTGTTGTGGCCATGTTTTTATTGTGAGGAATAATTGTAGCTACACTCTtgtattttcttcttccctaataatagtgaaatccctatAACTCCGTAGGTGTAGGCAAATTgtcgaaccacgtaaatactgtcttgtgcgtgtgattgtttttctttggcgtttgttttctctatttttttttttttttttttttttttgtttttcacaggttgggaattcaggttaaattccctacaactggtatcagagcctagggttaggtttaagtgggagcaatggcagaggaagcaggaaagacgtctggaatagaaaagtttgatggcacagacttcgcgtattggaggatgtagattgaagattatctctatgggaggaaattgcatctgcctcttttggggacaaaacctgagACTATGAAGGCTAAGGAATGGGcgcttcttgacagacaggttTTGGGAGTTATTAcgttaactctgtctaggttTGTTGCACACAacgttgtaaaggagaagaccacagcagatctgatgaaggctttgtctggtataTATGAAAAGCTATCCGCAAACAACAATGTGCATCTGATGAAGAAATTGCTCAATTTGAAaatggcagagaatgcatcagtagcacaatatctgaatgaatttaacactatcacaaatcaattgtcgtttgtagaaattgattttgatgatgagattcgtgctctgatcgttttggcttctttgccaaacagttggggggcaatgaggatggcagtaagcaattctataGGAAAGGAAAagctcaagtacaatgatatacaaaatttaattctGATTGAGGAGATTTGCAGAAGAGATGTAGGTGAAacctcaggatctggttctaccctaaaccttgagacaagaggtagaggtaatgacagaaattcaaatcaAGGCAGGTCAAAGTCCAGAAATTCAAATCGAAACAGAAgcaaatctagatcaggccaacaagtacaatacTGGAACTGTGGGAAAATAGGTCACTTTAGGaggcaatgcaaaagtcctaagaagaagaatgaagatgattctgctaatgttgtaacagaagaggtacatgatgcattacttcttgcagtagacagtccacttgataattgggttttggattcaggagcttcatttcataccactccacatcGAAAAATtatacagaattatgttgcaggtgattttgataagatgtatttggctgatggttcagccttggatgttgtagGTATGGGAGACGTTCggatattgttgcccaatggatctgtttggttactagagaaggttcgacatattcctgatCTAAGGAGGAATCtaatttctgttggacaacttgatgatgaaggacatgcaatactatttgttggtagtacttggaaggttacaaagggagctagggtattggctcgtggaaagaagacTGGTACTCTGTATATGACCTCATGTCCAAGAGATataattgcagttgctgatgcaagtatcgatacaagcctatggcaccacaaacttggtcacatgagcgagaaagggatgaagatgctgctatcaaaaggaaaactatgagaattgaatttcattgattttgacatgtgtgaaagttgcatcttaggaaagcagaaaaatgtgagcttcttgaaaactggtaGGACACCGAAGgttgaaaaattggaattagtacatactgatttgtgggggccttctccgattgcatcccttggaggttcaaggtactacatcactttcattgatgactcaagtagaaaggtatgagtttattttctaaaaaataaatctaatgtatttgaaacttttaagaaatggaaggccatggttgagacagaaacaggtttgaaagtaaaatgtttaaggtcagataatggaggagagtacatagatagagggttcagtgagtattgtgctaCACAGGGAATTaagatggagaagaccattcctgggacaccacaacagaatggtgtggctgagcgcatgaataGAACTTTCAATGAGCGtactaggagtatgaggttgcatgctggactatCAAAAACTTTCTAGGCTGATACTGTTAGCATTGCAGCTTACCTAATAAACCGAGGACCATtagttcccatggagttcagacttcctgagaAGGTTTGGAGCGATAAAGAGgaaaaattttcacatttaaaggttttttgttatgtttcttatgttcatattgattctgatgctagtagtaaacttgatgcaaagtctaaaatatgttttttcattggctatggtgatgagaaatttgactgtaggttttgggatgaacaaaacaggaaaatcatcagaagtagaaatatgatatttaatgaacaggttatgtacaagaacaggtcaactgtagtgtcagatgttacagacatagatcaaaagaaatctgagtttgtcaacttagatgaattgactgaaagtactgtccagaaaaggggtgaagaagataaggagaatgtaaattcacaaaTAGATttgagtacacctgtagctgaagttcacagatcttccaggaacattagacctccacagtGTTATTCACCTGTTTTAAATTATCTtctgttgactgatggtggtgagctagagtgttatgatgaagccttgcaagatgagaattcaagcaagtgggagttagccatgaaggatgagatgaatttcttgttggggaatcagacatgaGAATTGACTAAATTGctagtaggaaagaaggctttgcataacaagtgggtatacagaataaagaatgagtatgatggtagcaaacgttacaaggccagattagttgttaaaggatTCCAGCAGAAAGGgggcattgactacacagagatattttctccagttgtgaagatgtcaacaatcagactgaTACTGGGAATGGTagctgcagaaaacttacatcttgaacaattagatgtgaagacagtattccttcatggtgacttggaggaagacctttacatgattcagccagaagggttcattgttcagggacaagagaatctagtctgcaaactgagaaagagcttgtatggcctaaaacaagctcctagacagtggtacaagaaatttgacagttttatgcatagaattggattcaagagatgtgaagctgatcattGTTGCTATAttaagtcttttgacaattcttacatcatattactgttgtatgtggatgatatgcttattgcagggtctagaATTAAGAAGATTAATAATCTAAAGAAGTAGTTGTCCAAATAGTTTGCAATGAAGcatttgggagctgcaaagcaaatccttggtatgagaattattagagacaaggctaatggtacattgaagctttcacagtcagagtatgtgaagaaggttctcagcaggttcaatatgaatgaagctaaaccagttagcacacccttgggtagtcatttcaaactaagcaaagaacagtcaccgaagacagaagaagaaagggaccatatgagcaaggtgccctatgcctcagctattggtagcttgatgtatgctatggtgtgtacaaggccaaacattgcacatgcagtgggagttgtgagcagattcatgagtaggcctagAAAGCAGCATTGAGAGGCAGTCAAGTCGATTCTGAGATATTTGAAGGGTTCATCAAATACATttctttgcttcacaggtgcaagtttgaaattgcagggttatgtagatgctgattttgctggtgatattgatagtagaaagagaaCTACTGagtttgtttttactctgggcGGTAtagctatatcatgggcttcaaatctatagaagattgttactttgtcaaCTACAGAAACtaagtatgttgcagcaactgaaactggaaaggagatgatttggctacatgatttcttagatgaattgggtaagaagcaggagatgggcattctacacagtgacagtcaaagtgcaatttttcttgccaaaaattcggcttttcattcaaagtcgaagcatatATAGACAAAATATCACTTTATtcgttaccttgttgaagataagttggtaatacttgagaagatttgtggatctaagaatccggcagacatgttgactaagggtgtcactattgagaagctGAAGTTGTGTGCAGCTTCAGTTGGCCTTCTAGCTTAAGGACAGaaggatgagttgcagggatgaaGGGATTGTGTGTTTGGAGGATTGcggttgatgttggtgattgaactagtctccaagtgggagatttgttgggttttatgGAGTatagttttgtttgatccggttcgacaacccgacccgacccgaataatattgcgtggtttttaatagGAAATTTACTGAGACTTAGTTTatggagcggaggcttgggcCGAATTTTTTGGCCCGTTTTTATA
Protein-coding regions in this window:
- the LOC115951331 gene encoding WUSCHEL-related homeobox 3, with the translated sequence MSPAASSRWCPTPEQLMILEEMYRSGIRTPNASQIQKITTHLSFYGKIEGKNVFYWFQNHKARDRQKLRRKLTRQLQLQQQQQQQQQQLYYYQLNQQNHQFQGYLDYSTGSSTLPQFPYDISNSFLPQGGGGVASTQVMNYTWKEDIPQRLEMEKMYGHDWMMMETGPSSPPCARPLQTLELFPITATNLKEEGTTSKQF